CGACCAGGGGCGCGGTTCAATCCCTGGAGATTGCTGATGGAGTTCACGAATCGGTTTCATGTGCCCTTGCCGCTGGAGGACGCATGGGCGCTCATGCTGGACGTGCCGCGCATCCTGCCCTGCCTGCCGGGCGCGCGGCTGACCGGGGCCTCGGGCGACGGCAAGTACAGCGGTTCCGTGACGCTGCGGCTGGGACCGATCAAGCTGGCCTTCGACGGCCAGGCCGAGCTGCTGCGCCAGGACGACGCCGCGCACATCGCCTGGCTGCGCGGTTCGGGGAGCGATCCCAAGGGGCGCGGCGCGGTCAGCTCGGAGTTCAGCTTCGCGCTCGAGCCGGCGGCGGGCGGCACCGCTGTCGCGGTGACGACCCGGCTGGAACTGTCCGGCTCGGTGGCGCAGTATGGCCGGGGCAGCGGCATGATCACCGAGGTCGCCGGGCGGATCCTGGCGGAGTTCGAGCGCAATCTGAGCGTC
The Achromobacter sp. AONIH1 DNA segment above includes these coding regions:
- a CDS encoding SRPBCC family protein — encoded protein: MEFTNRFHVPLPLEDAWALMLDVPRILPCLPGARLTGASGDGKYSGSVTLRLGPIKLAFDGQAELLRQDDAAHIAWLRGSGSDPKGRGAVSSEFSFALEPAAGGTAVAVTTRLELSGSVAQYGRGSGMITEVAGRILAEFERNLSVMLTQGAGGAAVVTMAGDERPGGAAADAGGASPREATAPGFDAGHGSPQAQALLFQAQAVLAQAQAVLAQVQSRGIASRPGREPRPSAELNMLSIGLRAVWARIGYGISRLFGRGR